The Streptococcus viridans genome includes a window with the following:
- a CDS encoding GNAT family N-acetyltransferase, which translates to MLRNLLLTDVESLSQINEQALGYSFSTEKTAQQLAKLIQDSHHFFIGFEDSETQQLLGYVHAEVYQSLYSDPGFNVLALAVLPDQQGKGIGKILFQGLEEEAKRRGYAFIRLNSADYRTEAHAFYEHVGYSSDKLQKRFIKFF; encoded by the coding sequence ATGTTACGTAACCTTTTATTAACGGATGTGGAGTCTTTAAGTCAGATTAACGAGCAAGCATTAGGCTACTCTTTTTCTACTGAGAAAACAGCCCAGCAACTAGCTAAATTGATCCAAGATTCCCACCATTTTTTCATCGGGTTTGAAGATAGCGAGACCCAGCAACTGCTTGGTTATGTTCATGCAGAAGTTTACCAATCTCTTTACTCGGATCCAGGTTTTAATGTTCTGGCTCTTGCTGTTTTACCTGATCAGCAAGGGAAAGGCATCGGGAAAATTTTGTTTCAAGGATTAGAAGAAGAAGCCAAACGAAGAGGATACGCTTTTATTCGCTTAAACTCTGCTGACTACCGCACTGAGGCTCATGCTTTTTACGAGCATGTCGGTTATAGCTCTGATAAGCTACAAAAACGTTTTATAAAATTTTTTTAA
- the guaA gene encoding glutamine-hydrolyzing GMP synthase, which translates to MTNLSTDLHDVEKIIVLDYGSQYNQLISRRIREIGVFSELKSHKITAAEVREINPVGIVLSGGPNSVYEEGSFDIDPEIFELGIPILGICYGMQLLTHKLGGKVVPAGDAGNREYGQSELNLAESSALFEGTPDKQLVLMSHGDAVTEIPADFVRTGTSADCPYASIENPDKKIYGIQFHPEVRHSVHGYDILRNFALNICGAKGDWTMDNFIEMQIKQIREKVGDKRVLLGLSGGVDSSVVGVLLQKAIGDQLICIFVDHGLLRKGEADQVMDMLGGKFGLNIVKADAAKRFLDKLAGVSDPEQKRKIIGNEFVYVFDDEASKLKDVKFLAQGTLYTDVIESGTDTAQTIKSHHNVGGLPEDMQFELIEPLNTLYKDEVRALGTELGMPDHIVWRQPFPGPGLAIRVMGEITEEKLETVRESDAILREEIAKAGLDRDIWQYFTVNTGVRSVGVMGDGRTYDYTIAIRAITSIDGMTADFAKIPWEVLQKISVRIVNEVDHVNRIVYDITSKPPATVEWE; encoded by the coding sequence ATGACAAACCTATCAACTGATTTGCATGATGTTGAAAAAATTATCGTGCTTGACTACGGTAGCCAGTACAATCAGCTTATTTCACGTCGTATTCGTGAGATTGGTGTCTTTTCAGAATTGAAGAGCCACAAAATTACTGCAGCTGAAGTTCGTGAAATCAATCCAGTTGGGATCGTTCTTTCAGGCGGACCAAACTCAGTGTATGAAGAAGGGTCTTTCGATATTGATCCTGAAATTTTTGAACTTGGCATTCCAATTCTTGGGATCTGTTATGGAATGCAACTATTGACTCACAAGCTCGGAGGAAAGGTTGTACCTGCAGGGGACGCTGGTAACCGTGAATATGGTCAATCTGAGCTAAACTTAGCTGAATCTTCTGCCCTCTTTGAGGGAACACCTGATAAACAGTTGGTCTTGATGAGCCACGGTGATGCTGTAACAGAAATCCCCGCTGACTTTGTCCGTACAGGTACTTCTGCTGACTGTCCGTATGCTTCGATTGAGAATCCTGACAAGAAAATCTATGGTATCCAATTCCACCCTGAAGTTCGCCACTCAGTACACGGATATGATATCCTTCGCAACTTTGCCTTGAATATCTGTGGTGCCAAAGGTGACTGGACAATGGATAACTTTATCGAGATGCAAATCAAACAAATCCGTGAGAAAGTTGGAGACAAACGTGTCCTCCTTGGTCTCTCTGGTGGTGTTGACTCTTCTGTTGTTGGAGTTCTCCTCCAAAAAGCGATTGGGGATCAATTGATCTGTATCTTTGTAGACCACGGTCTTCTTCGTAAAGGAGAAGCTGACCAAGTCATGGATATGCTTGGTGGTAAGTTTGGTTTGAACATTGTCAAAGCTGACGCTGCCAAACGTTTCTTGGACAAGTTGGCAGGTGTATCTGATCCTGAACAAAAACGGAAAATCATCGGTAACGAGTTTGTCTATGTCTTTGACGACGAAGCAAGCAAGCTGAAAGATGTGAAATTCTTAGCACAAGGAACACTCTATACAGACGTCATCGAGTCAGGTACGGATACTGCTCAAACTATCAAGTCTCACCACAACGTGGGTGGTCTTCCAGAAGATATGCAGTTTGAACTGATCGAGCCGCTCAACACTCTTTACAAGGATGAAGTTCGTGCTCTTGGAACTGAACTTGGTATGCCAGACCACATCGTATGGCGCCAACCATTCCCAGGCCCAGGACTTGCGATTCGTGTCATGGGTGAAATCACTGAAGAAAAACTTGAAACTGTTCGTGAATCAGACGCTATCCTTCGTGAAGAAATTGCTAAAGCTGGTCTTGACCGTGACATCTGGCAATACTTCACTGTTAATACTGGCGTTCGTTCAGTAGGTGTTATGGGCGACGGTCGTACTTACGACTACACCATTGCCATCCGTGCTATCACTTCTATCGATGGTATGACAGCTGACTTCGCTAAGATTCCTTGGGAAGTTCTCCAAAAAATCTCCGTTCGTATCGTAAACGAAGTTGACCACGTTAACCGCATCGTCTATGATATTACAAGTAAACCACCTGCAACTGTTGAGTGGGAATAG
- a CDS encoding L-threonylcarbamoyladenylate synthase: protein MDLFEKELEAGHAVILPTETVYGLFAKALDEAAVDHVYALKQRPREKAMNLNISSEAEIRFYSKNQPSYLSKLIASFLPGPLTIILEANKEVPNWINSGMATVGFRMPAHPKTLELIRKTGPLIGPSANLSGKASGTQCQQILKELGHGVLGLEDDSFLTGQDSTILDLSGSKARILRQGAITRSEILERVPEIPF, encoded by the coding sequence ATGGATCTATTTGAGAAAGAATTAGAAGCTGGACATGCAGTTATCTTACCAACAGAAACCGTCTATGGCCTCTTTGCCAAGGCTCTGGATGAAGCAGCAGTTGATCATGTATATGCTCTAAAGCAACGCCCTCGTGAAAAGGCTATGAATTTAAATATTTCCAGCGAAGCAGAAATTCGATTTTATTCGAAAAACCAACCATCCTACCTATCCAAATTAATTGCAAGTTTTTTACCAGGACCCTTAACCATTATCCTTGAGGCTAATAAAGAAGTGCCAAACTGGATCAATTCTGGGATGGCTACGGTTGGCTTTCGGATGCCAGCCCATCCAAAAACATTGGAATTAATTCGTAAAACAGGTCCCTTGATCGGACCTTCTGCCAATCTATCTGGGAAAGCTAGTGGAACCCAGTGCCAGCAAATTCTTAAGGAACTTGGCCATGGTGTTTTAGGACTTGAAGACGATAGCTTTCTAACTGGACAAGACTCAACTATTCTAGACCTTTCGGGTTCTAAAGCCCGAATCTTGCGTCAGGGTGCCATTACACGTTCGGAGATCCTTGAGCGTGTACCAGAGATTCCTTTCTAG
- the prfA gene encoding peptide chain release factor 1, with the protein MNIYDQLQAVEDRYEELGELLSDPDVVSDTKHFMELSKEEASTRDTVTAYREYKQVLQNIVDAEEMIKESGGDADLEEMAKQELKDAKAEKEEYEEKLKILLLPKDPNDDKNIILEIRGAAGGDEAQLFAGDLLQMYQKYAESQGWRFEVMEASYNGVGGIKEVVAMVSGQSVYSKLKYESGAHRVQRVPVTESQGRVHTSTATVLVMPEIEEVEYDIDPKDLRIDIYHASGAGGQNVNKVATAVRIVHLPTNIKVEMQEERTQQKNREKAMKIIRARVADHFAQIAQDEQDAERKSTIGTGDRSERIRTYNFPQNRVTDHRIGLTLQKLDTILSGKLDEVVDALVLYDQTQKLEELNK; encoded by the coding sequence ATGAATATCTATGATCAACTACAAGCTGTAGAAGACCGATACGAAGAGTTAGGAGAGTTATTGAGTGACCCAGATGTGGTCTCTGATACCAAACACTTTATGGAGCTTTCAAAAGAAGAGGCTTCCACTCGTGACACGGTGACAGCTTACCGTGAGTACAAACAAGTCCTTCAAAATATCGTCGATGCTGAAGAAATGATTAAAGAATCAGGTGGAGACGCTGATTTGGAAGAAATGGCCAAGCAAGAACTTAAGGATGCTAAGGCTGAAAAAGAAGAATACGAAGAAAAACTGAAAATCTTACTTCTTCCAAAAGATCCAAACGATGACAAGAATATTATCTTGGAAATCCGTGGGGCAGCAGGAGGAGACGAAGCCCAGTTGTTCGCTGGTGATCTATTGCAGATGTACCAAAAATACGCAGAAAGCCAAGGCTGGCGCTTTGAAGTCATGGAAGCATCCTACAATGGCGTTGGCGGGATCAAAGAAGTCGTAGCCATGGTCTCTGGTCAATCAGTCTACTCGAAACTCAAGTATGAATCTGGTGCCCACCGGGTACAACGCGTTCCTGTGACTGAAAGCCAAGGTCGTGTCCATACCTCTACAGCAACCGTTCTGGTCATGCCAGAAATCGAAGAAGTTGAGTATGATATCGATCCAAAAGATCTTCGGATTGACATCTACCACGCATCTGGTGCGGGTGGACAGAACGTCAACAAGGTCGCAACAGCCGTTCGTATCGTCCACTTGCCTACCAACATCAAAGTAGAGATGCAGGAAGAACGGACCCAACAGAAGAACCGTGAAAAAGCCATGAAGATCATCCGTGCGCGTGTGGCTGACCACTTTGCTCAGATTGCCCAAGACGAGCAAGACGCTGAGCGGAAGTCCACTATCGGTACTGGTGACCGTTCAGAGCGGATCCGGACTTATAACTTCCCTCAAAACCGTGTGACCGATCACCGGATTGGCTTGACCCTTCAAAAACTGGATACTATCTTATCTGGTAAACTGGACGAAGTGGTCGATGCTTTGGTCTTGTATGACCAAACACAAAAACTTGAAGAGTTGAACAAATAA
- a CDS encoding MATE family efflux transporter, producing the protein MYLTHHFKERLRLFISLFIPLLVYQLANYSASFVDTAMTGQYRTLDLAGVSTATSLWNPFFTFLTGIVSALTPIVGHHLGKGDKERIAGDFYQFLYMSFGMAVLLIGFVWGIAPIILKQIGLEDVVAQIAIRYLYFLSLGILPLLLFSIVRTFLDTLGMTRLSMYLMLLLLPLNACFNYVLIYGAFGVPEMGGAGAGLGTSLAYWVLLIIAVLILCKHPKVTPYQLWKPQPYDLKGVKEVLHLGLPIGGIVFAEVIIFSLVGLLMAKFPSLTIASHQSAMNFSNMMYAFPVSISSTMAIIVSYELGAGRPEVVKQYCRLGRLTAFGFAIITLVFLYTFRYQLAGLYGKDPIFVQQTAIFMTFSLFFQVADTFAAPLQGILRGYKDTTVPFLLGVFSYWSISIPLGIFFDHVTDLGPYAYWIGLISSLVVSGICYQLRLWQIQKKYQNS; encoded by the coding sequence ATGTATCTAACCCATCATTTTAAAGAGCGCTTACGCTTGTTTATCAGTCTATTTATCCCTCTCCTGGTCTATCAACTCGCCAACTACTCTGCTAGTTTTGTGGATACGGCCATGACTGGTCAGTATCGTACCCTTGATTTGGCTGGTGTTTCTACGGCTACGAGTCTATGGAATCCCTTTTTTACTTTCCTGACAGGAATTGTCTCTGCCCTAACGCCGATTGTCGGGCATCACCTAGGCAAGGGAGACAAAGAACGGATTGCTGGCGATTTTTATCAATTTCTTTATATGTCATTTGGTATGGCTGTTCTCTTAATAGGCTTTGTCTGGGGGATTGCACCAATCATACTCAAGCAGATCGGCTTAGAAGATGTTGTTGCTCAGATAGCCATTCGCTACTTATATTTCCTTTCTTTAGGAATCCTACCCTTGTTGCTCTTTAGTATCGTGCGAACCTTCCTGGATACGTTGGGAATGACGCGTCTATCGATGTACTTAATGCTCTTGCTCTTGCCTTTGAATGCCTGTTTTAACTATGTCCTTATCTATGGAGCCTTTGGTGTTCCAGAGATGGGAGGAGCAGGAGCAGGCCTGGGGACCTCTCTGGCCTACTGGGTTCTACTAATTATTGCAGTTTTGATCTTATGCAAGCATCCCAAGGTAACTCCTTATCAATTGTGGAAGCCACAACCTTATGATCTTAAAGGGGTCAAAGAAGTATTGCACCTTGGCCTTCCAATCGGGGGAATTGTTTTTGCTGAAGTCATCATCTTCTCACTTGTTGGACTGCTCATGGCAAAATTCCCATCACTCACCATTGCTAGTCACCAATCTGCTATGAACTTTTCAAACATGATGTATGCTTTCCCAGTTAGTATCTCAAGCACCATGGCCATTATTGTATCTTACGAACTAGGAGCCGGAAGACCGGAGGTAGTGAAACAATATTGCCGTTTGGGACGATTGACAGCCTTTGGCTTTGCGATTATTACCCTTGTCTTTCTATATACATTCCGCTACCAACTGGCTGGATTGTATGGCAAGGATCCAATCTTTGTTCAGCAAACAGCTATATTCATGACCTTTAGTCTCTTTTTCCAAGTAGCCGATACCTTTGCAGCCCCCCTACAAGGAATTTTGCGAGGCTATAAGGATACAACCGTTCCTTTCTTATTAGGAGTCTTTAGTTATTGGAGTATCTCTATTCCTCTAGGGATTTTCTTTGATCATGTGACTGACCTCGGTCCCTATGCTTATTGGATTGGCCTCATTTCTAGCCTTGTCGTGAGTGGAATCTGCTACCAACTTCGACTATGGCAGATACAAAAGAAATACCAAAATTCCTAA
- the glyA gene encoding serine hydroxymethyltransferase has translation MIFDKEDYKAYDADLWNAIAKEEERQQNNIELIASENVVSKAVMAAQGSILTNKYAEGYPGRRYYGGTDVVDVVESFAIERAKEIFGAKYANVQPHSGSQANCAAYMALIEPGDTVMGMDLAAGGHLTHGASVSFSGQTYNFVSYSVDPETELLDFDAILKQAQEVKPKLIVAGASAYSQIIDFSKFREIADAVGAKLMVDMAHIAGLVAAGLHPSPVPYAHITTTTTHKTLRGPRGGLILTNDEDLAKKINSAIFPGIQGGPLEHVIAAKAVAFKEALDPAFKEYAANVIKNSQAMADVFLQDPDFRVISGGTENHLFLVDVTKVVENGKVAQNLLDEVNITLNKNSIPYETLSPFKTSGIRIGAAAITARGFGVEESRTVAELMIKTLKNAENPAVLEEVRNQVKALTDAFPLYED, from the coding sequence ATGATTTTTGACAAAGAAGATTACAAAGCCTATGATGCTGACCTATGGAATGCCATTGCCAAAGAAGAAGAGCGCCAGCAAAACAATATTGAGTTGATTGCTTCTGAGAATGTCGTCTCTAAGGCGGTTATGGCTGCTCAAGGATCTATTCTGACCAATAAATATGCCGAAGGCTACCCTGGTCGTCGTTACTACGGCGGGACAGATGTGGTCGATGTGGTTGAAAGCTTCGCCATCGAACGCGCTAAAGAAATCTTTGGAGCTAAGTACGCTAATGTTCAACCGCATTCAGGAAGTCAGGCCAACTGCGCTGCCTATATGGCCTTGATTGAGCCTGGCGATACTGTTATGGGTATGGATCTGGCTGCTGGTGGACATTTAACTCACGGTGCCTCTGTGAGCTTCTCAGGGCAAACCTACAACTTTGTATCCTACAGCGTGGATCCTGAAACAGAACTCTTGGATTTTGACGCCATTTTAAAACAAGCCCAAGAAGTGAAGCCAAAACTCATCGTTGCTGGTGCATCAGCCTACTCTCAGATTATTGATTTCTCAAAATTCCGTGAGATTGCGGATGCAGTAGGAGCCAAGCTCATGGTTGACATGGCCCATATTGCTGGTCTAGTAGCAGCAGGTCTTCATCCAAGTCCAGTTCCTTATGCCCATATCACGACCACGACCACTCACAAGACCCTTCGTGGCCCTCGTGGTGGCTTGATTTTGACCAATGATGAAGACTTGGCTAAGAAGATCAATTCAGCTATCTTCCCTGGTATTCAAGGAGGACCTTTGGAGCATGTCATCGCAGCTAAAGCAGTAGCCTTCAAGGAAGCACTGGATCCAGCCTTTAAAGAGTATGCAGCGAACGTCATTAAAAACAGTCAGGCTATGGCGGATGTCTTCTTACAAGATCCTGATTTCCGTGTCATTTCAGGCGGAACTGAGAACCACCTTTTCCTTGTCGATGTGACGAAAGTCGTTGAAAATGGGAAAGTGGCGCAAAACTTGCTAGATGAAGTCAATATTACTCTCAACAAGAACTCCATTCCTTATGAAACTTTGTCGCCATTCAAGACCAGTGGGATTCGGATCGGTGCAGCAGCCATCACCGCTCGTGGTTTTGGAGTAGAGGAAAGCCGTACAGTGGCTGAACTGATGATCAAAACCTTGAAAAACGCAGAGAACCCAGCTGTATTAGAAGAAGTGCGGAACCAAGTCAAAGCCTTGACAGATGCCTTCCCACTTTACGAGGACTAA
- a CDS encoding DUF1002 domain-containing protein, which yields MKPVRKFIGIFIASWFALLASSSTVFANSSVQKVIDQKYNQADYVIGSSLDEFQVEQTLSLLMYNEEIDKEWKTMDPSAYTSFTIDENGDHYSSVKLQKQAKKAPVSVHIVTPQNITEVTADMNRNALTTLGIERADVTIASPTEASGLSALASVAYSLEQNGSTISDENKTLAQEELSLLASIYKESARKKAFHEDKLNVAVIDLKIAALTESNQDKKLGKKDFQKLVTKILKNYQLEGAITDKQAKQLVEFANKLSNSQLGSDKKLVKSLKTLKQDIIEKAGDSFNTIDTKFDTETLLKDTNNIPLYPMIGLGVLALLGIGLMVYHVHRHQIKKK from the coding sequence ATGAAACCAGTCAGGAAATTTATTGGAATCTTTATCGCAAGCTGGTTTGCACTCCTTGCAAGCTCTTCAACAGTTTTTGCCAATTCAAGCGTACAGAAAGTTATTGATCAAAAATACAACCAAGCCGACTATGTCATTGGCTCATCATTGGATGAATTTCAAGTCGAGCAAACCCTTAGTCTCTTGATGTATAACGAGGAAATAGATAAGGAATGGAAAACCATGGATCCTTCTGCTTATACAAGCTTTACGATTGATGAGAATGGAGATCATTATTCCTCCGTTAAACTACAGAAACAAGCCAAGAAAGCGCCCGTTAGCGTGCACATTGTCACTCCTCAAAATATAACAGAAGTGACCGCAGATATGAACAGAAATGCTCTAACCACTCTTGGTATAGAACGTGCAGATGTCACGATTGCCTCCCCAACAGAAGCCTCAGGTTTAAGCGCACTTGCATCGGTCGCATACTCCCTTGAGCAAAATGGTAGCACGATTTCTGATGAAAATAAAACACTCGCTCAAGAAGAATTATCCCTGCTTGCATCGATCTATAAAGAGAGTGCCCGTAAAAAAGCCTTCCATGAAGATAAACTCAATGTAGCTGTCATCGATCTTAAAATCGCAGCGCTAACAGAAAGCAATCAAGACAAAAAGCTCGGAAAAAAAGATTTTCAAAAGCTGGTTACAAAGATTCTAAAAAACTACCAACTAGAGGGCGCTATAACGGATAAACAAGCCAAACAATTAGTTGAATTTGCTAACAAGCTTTCGAATAGTCAGCTAGGCTCTGATAAAAAACTAGTCAAGTCCCTCAAAACTCTAAAACAGGATATTATTGAGAAGGCAGGAGATAGCTTTAATACGATTGATACCAAGTTCGATACGGAGACACTATTGAAAGATACCAACAATATTCCTCTATATCCTATGATTGGACTGGGAGTTCTGGCGCTCCTAGGGATTGGGTTAATGGTCTATCATGTTCATCGTCATCAAATCAAGAAGAAATAA
- the prmC gene encoding peptide chain release factor N(5)-glutamine methyltransferase — translation MLLGLLLAQYEEALIAVGEEAESLSFAYRALKNWTFTDFVFALQKEVEAEDQALLESIFEQLKHHVPAQYIIGSADFCGHVFTVDKRVLIPRPETEELVDLILEENDEEALRVLDIGTGSGAIAISLALARPNWQVQASDVSEEALSLAQENAKQLGAVVSFKSSDVLDQLSGPYDLIVSNPPYISRDDVEEVGANVLASEPHLALFADRDGYAIYEKIAKQTPSVLTADGKVYLEIGYKQGAKVKELFQEAFPNKRVRVLKDQFGQDRMVVVDNGSI, via the coding sequence ATGTTGTTGGGACTATTATTAGCTCAGTATGAAGAAGCATTAATAGCCGTTGGAGAGGAAGCAGAAAGCCTCTCCTTCGCGTATCGAGCTTTAAAAAACTGGACCTTTACAGACTTTGTCTTTGCCTTGCAAAAAGAAGTGGAAGCAGAGGACCAGGCCTTGCTTGAATCCATCTTTGAGCAGCTGAAACATCACGTGCCTGCCCAGTATATTATTGGCAGTGCAGACTTCTGTGGCCATGTTTTTACAGTTGACAAGCGCGTGCTGATCCCACGACCAGAGACAGAGGAGTTGGTGGATCTCATACTGGAGGAAAACGATGAGGAAGCCTTACGAGTTCTAGATATCGGAACTGGTAGTGGGGCCATTGCTATTAGTTTAGCTCTTGCTAGACCTAACTGGCAGGTTCAAGCTAGTGATGTGTCAGAAGAAGCTTTATCCCTGGCTCAAGAAAATGCCAAACAGTTAGGAGCAGTCGTTTCCTTCAAGTCTTCAGATGTTTTGGATCAGTTATCAGGTCCTTATGACCTGATTGTGTCCAACCCACCCTATATTTCTCGGGATGATGTAGAAGAAGTCGGAGCAAACGTACTAGCCTCTGAACCCCACTTAGCTCTTTTTGCGGATCGTGATGGATATGCCATCTACGAAAAGATTGCCAAGCAGACACCAAGTGTTTTAACAGCAGATGGAAAGGTTTATCTAGAAATTGGCTATAAGCAAGGAGCTAAAGTAAAAGAACTCTTTCAAGAGGCATTTCCCAACAAACGCGTTCGCGTTCTGAAAGATCAATTTGGACAAGATAGAATGGTAGTAGTAGACAATGGATCTATTTGA
- a CDS encoding 4-oxalocrotonate tautomerase: MPFVRIDLFEGRTLEQKKALAKEVTEAVVRNTGAPQSAVHVIINDMPEGTYFPQGEMRTK; the protein is encoded by the coding sequence ATGCCATTTGTACGTATTGATTTATTCGAAGGGCGCACCTTGGAGCAAAAGAAAGCTTTGGCCAAGGAAGTAACCGAGGCTGTCGTTCGGAATACAGGTGCTCCGCAATCTGCTGTTCATGTCATTATCAATGATATGCCTGAAGGAACCTACTTCCCTCAAGGTGAAATGCGCACTAAATAA
- a CDS encoding lysozyme family protein, with translation MMKRIIKIFFCLLLVFFIYKGYQIHRDVKQVMTYRTLVREVLAEEDTGTNEDLILAMIYTETKGKEDDVMQASESATGQTNSITNNKESIRQGIQTLSENLRKAKEKGVDPWTAVQAYNFGQDYIEYVAKNGGKNSLELARKYSKEVVAPSLGNVTGKTYLYLHPISFLHGSELYVNGGNYYYSRLVEMNQFIMKLFSWF, from the coding sequence ATGATGAAACGAATAATAAAAATTTTCTTTTGCCTCTTGCTCGTCTTTTTCATATACAAGGGCTATCAGATACACCGGGATGTTAAACAGGTCATGACTTATCGTACCTTAGTGCGTGAAGTACTGGCTGAGGAAGACACTGGTACCAATGAAGACCTGATTCTTGCTATGATTTATACAGAGACCAAGGGCAAGGAAGATGATGTCATGCAGGCCAGTGAAAGTGCAACCGGCCAGACAAATTCCATCACCAATAACAAAGAAAGTATCCGGCAAGGGATTCAAACCCTCTCTGAGAATCTGCGAAAAGCAAAGGAGAAGGGTGTTGATCCTTGGACAGCTGTCCAGGCTTATAATTTTGGACAAGATTACATTGAATATGTGGCTAAAAATGGCGGGAAAAATAGTCTTGAATTAGCCCGTAAATACTCAAAAGAAGTGGTTGCACCGAGTCTTGGAAATGTCACTGGTAAGACCTATCTTTATCTCCATCCTATTTCATTTTTACATGGCTCAGAGCTCTACGTTAATGGGGGAAATTATTATTATTCACGTCTCGTTGAAATGAATCAGTTCATCATGAAACTCTTTTCTTGGTTCTAA
- a CDS encoding thymidine kinase, translating into MAQLYYKYGTMNSGKTIEILKVAHNYEEQGKSVVIMTSAIDTRDGVGVVSSRIGMKREAMAIEDETDIFGYIQSLEEKPYCVLIDEAQFLKRHHVYDLARVVDELDVPVMAFGLKNDFRNELFEGSKHLILLADKIEEIKTICQYCSRKATMVLRTQAGKPVYDGEQIQIGGHETYISVCRKHYFNPDIKQEKKS; encoded by the coding sequence ATGGCACAATTATATTATAAATATGGGACCATGAACTCAGGGAAAACCATTGAAATCTTGAAGGTGGCCCATAATTATGAAGAGCAAGGCAAGAGCGTCGTCATCATGACCTCGGCAATCGATACACGAGATGGAGTTGGAGTAGTTTCTAGCCGGATCGGTATGAAACGAGAAGCTATGGCCATTGAAGATGAGACAGATATCTTCGGTTATATCCAAAGTTTGGAAGAGAAACCCTATTGTGTCTTGATCGATGAAGCTCAGTTTTTGAAACGCCACCATGTCTATGACTTGGCTAGGGTTGTTGATGAACTGGATGTGCCGGTGATGGCTTTTGGCCTCAAAAATGATTTCCGAAATGAACTCTTTGAAGGTTCCAAACACCTCATCTTGTTAGCGGACAAGATTGAGGAGATCAAAACTATCTGCCAATACTGTTCCCGCAAGGCGACTATGGTCTTGCGTACCCAAGCGGGAAAACCCGTCTACGATGGAGAGCAGATCCAGATCGGTGGACACGAGACCTATATCTCGGTTTGCCGCAAGCATTATTTTAATCCAGATATTAAGCAAGAAAAGAAATCTTAA
- a CDS encoding nucleoid-associated protein, which produces MDIYVKKAIIHQFSPDDTDIYLADKFLNITPKIEEYLRKKIERVYSDEAKTGIFEEDNPFLEMITDDLLETSVVLANRWKEEFVVSENQKTNDLVFIQFSKEGVDHFAFLRIALRETLTHLGGEVDNPIKLTQNNLPGFGTGADEALVINLQSRKYHLIEKRIKYNGTFLNYFSENLLQEQPKISPKKSIKEIEKTAQRIAENFQQDDFQFQSKVKSAIFNQLEEENELSPEKLANDLFDNNLTARLSFVDQVKETIPDPVRFDEIDASRQLKKFENQKLSLSNGIELLVPNHVYEDAESVEFIQNENGTYSILIKNIEDIQNK; this is translated from the coding sequence ATGGATATTTACGTAAAAAAAGCCATCATTCATCAATTTAGCCCAGATGATACCGATATTTATCTGGCAGACAAATTCCTGAATATCACCCCCAAAATTGAGGAATACTTGCGCAAAAAGATTGAGCGGGTCTATTCCGATGAGGCGAAAACCGGCATTTTTGAGGAAGACAATCCATTCCTTGAGATGATAACGGATGATCTCCTAGAAACTTCAGTAGTCTTAGCCAATCGCTGGAAAGAAGAATTTGTCGTCTCTGAGAATCAAAAGACCAACGACTTGGTGTTTATCCAATTCTCAAAAGAAGGGGTGGATCATTTTGCCTTTCTTCGGATCGCCTTACGGGAAACCTTGACCCATCTTGGAGGAGAAGTAGATAACCCAATCAAGCTAACGCAAAACAATCTACCTGGCTTTGGAACGGGGGCCGATGAAGCCTTGGTCATCAATCTTCAAAGTCGCAAGTACCATTTGATTGAAAAACGAATCAAGTACAATGGGACTTTCTTGAACTATTTCTCTGAGAATCTCCTCCAGGAGCAACCCAAGATTTCACCTAAAAAATCGATCAAAGAAATCGAAAAAACGGCCCAACGGATTGCTGAGAACTTCCAACAAGATGATTTTCAGTTCCAATCCAAGGTCAAATCAGCAATTTTCAACCAACTGGAAGAAGAGAATGAATTGTCACCTGAAAAGTTAGCCAATGATTTGTTCGATAACAACTTAACAGCTCGACTCAGTTTTGTCGATCAGGTGAAAGAGACTATTCCAGATCCTGTTCGCTTCGATGAGATTGATGCCAGCCGCCAATTGAAAAAATTTGAAAACCAAAAGCTCTCCCTTTCAAACGGAATTGAGCTTTTGGTTCCCAATCATGTTTACGAAGATGCTGAATCGGTAGAGTTCATCCAGAATGAGAATGGGACTTACTCGATCCTCATCAAGAATATAGAGGACATTCAGAATAAATAA